GTTACATACCAGATCAGCAGCTCTACGGCACTTTGACTCTGTAACCTCCTCAAGTGTGCCCTGAACCTCCTCGAGATCGATAGATTTACTCAGAACCTCGATTTCAGGCTCAAGAATGGCCTTGACCTCGCGCAACTTGTTGGCGTTGCcggtgatgaagttgacttTGTGCGCAGCCATTTTGACGTCCTTGAAATTTGTAAAAGTCTAGAGCTTGGAAACAAAGCAAAGTAGAAATTTCACCGACTGGATATGACTTTGAAGGGGAGATAGCAGCTGGAGACAATCGAGCTGAACAATAGGCTCCCCACTATGACTGTGATTGTTTGTACATGAAAATATGCACTTATTCGGCACGGAACCACCAGTAGAACGATTCATGTCAATTCATAGCCTGCCCTAGGCTTGCATCTAAAAATCTATTTTCACCAACCGAGTCCACGCTTCAAAATATCCCAGCCAAAGACTTTTGTAGTAACCCCCTGTAGCAAATATCCGTCCCTTTTGGTTGTCTGTGAAGTTTGGTCATTCCTCGCTGTTGTCCTTCTTCCACTGATCAAGCCAAGCTACTATGCGATCAACGTTTGTGTCCATCTCATCAGATGTGTTGCTAGTCAACTCAATAACAATCTCCTCGTCGAAAGCCTCATGGGCTTCTTGGAGGAGAACCTCCATGATCTCAGAGTCGATGTTTTCTTGGAAGCTTGGACTCGGGGTAGATTTCTGTAATACAGAGTCAGTAAATGTATGGTTCTCTACTCAAAGCCAGAACGAAATGACAAGAGCTGTGTAATGAGCAACATACCTTGTGATAAGACGATCGTAGTGTGTTGACGAGTCAACTCGAAGCACAACAACCAGATCTATCCAGCTCTTGGGGAAGAGATCACAGGCGTGCCAGTCAATAATGCATccacc
This genomic stretch from Fusarium oxysporum f. sp. lycopersici 4287 chromosome 5, whole genome shotgun sequence harbors:
- a CDS encoding dTMP kinase (At least one base has a quality score < 10), producing MTTRKLPNIIITGTPGVGKTTHCEALAERTGLRHLSVNQVVKDKECHEGWSDEFHSFIVDEDKLLDAIEDDVKAGGCIIDWHACDLFPKSWIDLVVVLRVDSSTHYDRLITRNLPRVQASKKTSTLRSWRFSSKKPMRLSTRRLLLS